The Montipora foliosa isolate CH-2021 chromosome 6, ASM3666993v2, whole genome shotgun sequence genome includes the window aaacattccgtcagcgcatgcgcaaatgttctggctcttcgatacctagcttaCCAAAAAAAACGTTTATTACATGacattttacaaacattgaaatCTTCTCCGGACATTGTAGCCATTTCCAAAGCTAAAAGAAATGAAAGTAGATGCTTAAATTGAAATATTCCAGGATATGGTTTTATTAACACAAACTCAAAAACTCAAGCAGGAGGCGTTGGCCTTTATCTCTCTAATGAGTTAGTATTCAGCAGGAGGTGCGGCGATCTCGATATTTCGTCTGATGGAATTGAGTCATGCTGGGTTGAGCTAACACAACAAAAGCATGTCGTTATTGGCTGTGTGTACAGACATCCAAATGGAGACCGTATATTTTGCCATGAATATCTTAAAAAAGCATTTGGAGTGTTTGAATAGAAAGGGACGTGAAGTTCTGATCTTTGGGGACATAAACGAGAATTTGATCAGGTACAATGATAATAAGCAAACGCATGAATATTTGGATATGCCCGTTATTGCTAAAGCTAGTGGAATAACAGATCATACCTCCTCTCTTATCGATCATATATATACGAATACGCCTGAAAAACGTATTAAATCTGGTATATGCCATGCTGATATTTCCGACCACCTTCCAATATCTTGTACAATAGACAGTACCTACCTACTTCTAACTTTTTTCTGAGATTTTTTACCGTTTAACAAAGGACGTGTTTATCGTTTTCATGCTCTAGAGTTCACGCGCACCTGTCGCATAAAGGCCTCCTGCAACTCCGTTTCAAGAATTTTTTCAATATTCTAGTAATGTCCATAGTTATAacactatgatcaaaaaatcacttcctttgtttcttcggattttgaaaatgtgattgcttaacactcgactggcaaaattttgggctttgatttttatccagagGCTCTTTACTTTGCGCTGACTTCTTGTTGTCGCAGCAAAACATCAATGAAACGAGACTCTTCCTAAACTTTTGACTGTGAAGCGTGTACACCAGTGGATTGAGACAGGAATTCAACAACGCGCTTGCTGTAGTGACCGGATACACTGTGCCGTAACCTCCAGGAATCACGGGACTCAACACGCAAAGCACTGTGGGAGGGGTCCAACACGTGATGAAGATGACAGAGACAGAAATTAGCATCTTAGTAACCTTATTCCTGGACTGTGACGCAGACATTGGAAAAGAGCATTGCACGAGTCCAGGCTTGCGCAGACACGAAATGATCTGCGTGTACAGGTATCCCATAATGCATATCGGTAGTACTGAATTGGCAAACGACCAACTAAGGTAATAGGCTCGAAGCGTTGTGTAATCTGTAAAGTTATCCACGCACATCTGACGTTCTACGTCATAAGCTGTCACAACAATGGGTGGTATGCTCAACAGAATCGCCAACATCCATAGAGCTGGCACCAACCACAATGACCGACCATGACGGCGGGTTAGCAATGGGCGTAAAGTAGCATTATAACGCTCAAACGCTATCGCAACCAGGCAAAAGCTCGAGGCTGAAGCCGCCGCCCAACCAAAGCTACCTCCGGTAATGAATTTACACAGCAGGTCTCCAGTAACTCCACTCGGTTGCTCGATAAAGTGGTTCAGAATACAAGGTGGAATGAAGAAGACAGCGACCAGTAAATCAGCGATGGCCAGGTGGAAAAGAAGCCAGTTGATCGCGGTTTTGAAAGCTCTCTTCTTTAACATTAGAGAGCAAACGAGGGAGTTACCTGCTATGTTGAAAATTATCATGGCGGAGAGAATCAGTGCATACACAAGAGAAGTTGCAGATATTGCCATTTCTTGATTTTGTTTCTGAAAGTAAACGTTAAGCGTTAATCAGTCACACAGTCGAAaaatgatagcggagctccgcgcgcgccgagcaccatagttacgaaaatatggtaacccatcgatgtgagaaaatttggttttatagccatgacgtcatcaacgtctgtacgtacgtacaacgtacgtacgtacgtccgtacgtccgtccgcctcttcatgtatgccaatgtgaccagtacacctaaccatatcacgggctaattaaagtttagagctcatccaggaggcaatactacatttgacactaactagtttacagcatacatctttgatattggacatcaatgttatggtcaattgacccctgtcaaaacaaggtatccgctgaccagtatcacgtgactatatagcgggctcaagttagaacttatcgaggtcagcttttttttttaagttgaccgctgaccagggactggttgttgattggatcgcaggcccaaaccaggtcagacactcacacacctgatcgaggcttaattttcgcgctctttctgtggctcgacgcggctacacagccacgccaCGTcggcaaagctcttgacagttacggtttggaaaatatatttttcttgcatttttcgctggtttcagtccaggtttaacataatatagctgtggtcaggacacactggtggctacgtagttattcaagtcaagcattggagcgatataaacttaaagctgagtgtttattttaaatttgttttgggctgctttttgctctgaattgcagtttttggcggtatatgttaagatttttaattttgaatctactaaggttgcaagatgcctggacggcctatgacagaagagcagaaacgaaagaagagagaaagagaacgagaacgacaaaacggtacaccagtaatagcttaaagttgcaCTGCACGAAAAAACGGATTTACACCAAATTTGCACAGAGCAAATATAATACAAACATATATTTACTCTAGAGCAAACCTGTAGCAAACATGGTAAATGCCGCATTTGCTAATATATTCACACAGGTGTGAAAATATGGtgcaaatgtggcatttaccacgtttgctacaggtttgctctagagtaaacatatgtttgcattatatttgcgTAGTGCAAATTTGGTGAAAATCCATTTTTCGTGCAgtgttggtggaagaagttactccacaaattcttttcttggacactaaaccgtttgttatttcaacGGAAGAGtcatttcaagtggatgcatattctaaaaagttgtttagtcgttttttcctttactcatcaatgaaactcgaatttttattgttaactggaattaaataacaatcatctgtagtctttttggacagaaataatcgatcttttgctggtttgtttggctttaaaatgcgacagaacaagaagtttttttactccgcttgcctaattgtttttcgatgtgcctcgacagtgacaagaaaattttgcacttatgttctacacatataatcgcaatgagttctcgtaaaaagtaaggagaaatatcaccagcttgtgttttcagaagtttgtttagagcacgtacaggtaatttgttggagatcttgtttgaagtttgtcctttctagccgattctggttctaagccaagctggcgtgtttcaatgaagtacatcaaaatgtaaatgatctcgttttcagagataaagtggaataaataaagtacgatctgtcacatcacgagctatagttcgtctgtgatttctaattttagcgtgattcctattcgctggcttttgacagtcgactctgaaatggcttctttccttttcctttcactTGCTgacaatttgtttgttttcttttcaaactcttgcgattcaagaaaaattaattgcctaactggtgaattcaacagtagatttcgctggaaaaatcgatatcacactcatcccttcgtgattcatgcgatcagtcggtttttcaggtgaaattaaccgtggaattcactagtaaggcagcgaagaaaatgacataattaagcaatttccgggaaaaccaaaaggcggacagttccaaagccttttattttcactaatcctacagccagtaagcataaacaagccgggagctccgcttttaggcttggctaaatctatatattataattaCAATTTTCTTCGTCTcgtatttaaaagaaaaaccaagGGAGGAAGAAGGTTTGCTGTCCCCACTTGTCAGACGCGAAATTCCCTTACACTTACACTGAGAGAGAAGTCATCTGTAAATAGAATCAGATTCCCCAATCACGTAGCGCGTTCCAACTCTGCGCAaaacgagccaatcatattTGAGTACATGTAACTGATCCACACAGTGGCCTGTGGAAGACGATATCGCGCACTGATTCGCAGACGGTACTCATAGCGTTGAAGTTCAAATTCGCCGTCTGCACGCAGgctacagtctcggtcacaaatgttgtaacacagacggcaatttgccccctctcccccttcaaggttgatgtttatgggttggaatgcaaaaaccaaccggtaaatgcaacattgattggagggacgaggaggggtacgttattaacagctttgatgcgcttcacttgctgttcaaacgaagtgttacaactatttatgactcGGAGATTGTAGGTAATTTTGCTATTAAGATGAAAGTCTCTActactagtactagtactactactataataataataataataataataataataataataataataataataataataataataataatcttggACTGTAAATAGACTAATAAGACTGACAAGGAGCATGACTGCTATGTTTATATCCATCAAGTATACGACGCACTGCTTTGTATTTGTTGTGAGACACACAAAAACCATAGTGGTTGGttgtttttttatattttcttgCCATTTTGGGGATTTACCCTGCCCAAAACCTGGCAAAATCCAAAAGGTGGTTATATGTGCTCATTTTAGTAACCAATAGAAGTATTGCGATTATGTAAATCATACATAGTCAATGAGCGTAAAACAAAAGACGTGTAGGGTCTGTTTGCTTCATTAATGTTTACAGGGCTTCTTAACCATTTCCCTCTATTAAGTATGCAAAAACCAATGAGCCAGCAAATCTCAACCGTTTTGCTGTGTTTTGGAGACCCTGCTCAtttcttgcttaaaatattgttTAGATTAGATTTTGGGCTTTTATCGGATGGTTAAATTGTAATATAGATTATGCATCTAACAATTTGGTCTTAAAAAGAAACACAAGTGGTGATGCAATTGTGGAATTAAGCGTGCCTCAGAATATTCACAGGTAAGCTGAATGAAAAAACGTCTTTACCTATCGGAAAATAGGTAGGAGAACCAGTTGGATTACATAACTAGTCAATTTTAACAACGTTTTTCCTACCACCGAAGATGGAAAGGTGCGTTTATTCTTTTAAAAATCCAAAACCGGATCTTGAATAAAAAAATAGTCTTTTGCATTTTTCCTAAAATTCAGAAATGGATTATGACTCCAAGAATCAACTCTTCTTTTCAAACAAGTACACGCCCAGCATGTCCTCTGTGGAAATAAAAGTCCACCTTATGTAAACGCGAACGTACAATACGATAAGTT containing:
- the LOC138007414 gene encoding RYamide receptor-like, coding for MAISATSLVYALILSAMIIFNIAGNSLVCSLMLKKRAFKTAINWLLFHLAIADLLVAVFFIPPCILNHFIEQPSGVTGDLLCKFITGGSFGWAAASASSFCLVAIAFERYNATLRPLLTRRHGRSLWLVPALWMLAILLSIPPIVVTAYDVERQMCVDNFTDYTTLRAYYLSWSFANSVLPICIMGYLYTQIISCLRKPGLVQCSFPMSASQSRNKVTKMLISVSVIFITCWTPPTVLCVLSPVIPGGYGTVYPVTTASALLNSCLNPLVYTLHSQKFRKSLVSLMFCCDNKKSAQSKEPLDKNQSPKFCQSSVKQSHFQNPKKQRK